The following are encoded together in the Callithrix jacchus isolate 240 chromosome 19, calJac240_pri, whole genome shotgun sequence genome:
- the ARF1 gene encoding ADP-ribosylation factor 1 — MGNIFANLFKGLFGKKEMRILMVGLDAAGKTTILYKLKLGEIVTTIPTIGFNVETVEYKNISFTVWDVGGQDKIRPLWRHYFQNTQGLIFVVDSNDRERVNEAREELMRMLAEDELRDAVLLVFANKQDLPNAMNAAEITDKLGLHSLRHRNWYIQATCATSGDGLYEGLDWLSNQLRNQK; from the exons ATGGGGAACATCTTCGCCAACCTCTTCAAGGGCCTTTTTGGCAAAAAGGAAATGCGCATCCTCATGGTGGGCCTGGATGCTGCAGGGAAGACCACGATCCTGTACAAGCTAAAGCTGGGTGAGATCGTGACCACCATTCCCACCATAG GCTTCAATGTGGAAACCGTGGAGTACAAGAACATCAGCTTCACTGTGTGGGATGTGGGTGGCCAGGACAAGATCCGGCCTCTGTGGCGCCACTACTTCCAGAACACACAAG GCCTGATCTTCGTGGTGGACAGCAATGATAGAGAGCGCGTGAACGAGGCCCGTGAGGAGCTCATGAGGATGCTGGCTGAGGATGAGCTCCGGGATGCTGTCCTCCTGGTGTTCGCCAACAAGCAG GACCTCCCCAACGCCATGAATGCGGCCGAGATCACAGACAAGCTGGGGCTGCACTCCCTACGCCACAGGAACTGGTACATTCAAGCCACCTGCGCCACCAGCGGTGACGGGCTGTATGAAGGACTGGACTGGCTGTCCAATCAGCTCCGGAACCAGAAGTGA